In one Candidatus Absconditicoccus praedator genomic region, the following are encoded:
- the rsmH gene encoding 16S rRNA (cytosine(1402)-N(4))-methyltransferase RsmH encodes MERHKPVLVEEVFSFVPEKAKILVDGTLGHGGHTQYILENIEHNSIEKIYGIDVDSKVLGRARENLFGYEKKLVFTNDSYSNIDKILNPNSVDFILLDLGVNMEHFKDFDRGFSIKENSYLDMTFDGSKNTAANFINTASTDTIASMLHDFGDFSYKFSQAIADTIIQKRKIKPINTTFELIDILKEFRFGQKKIAVVFQCIRIKVNLELEKLKTFLDKLPYILSKGGVCAIITYHSIEDRIVKFAFKDYSKNGFQLINKKVIKPSWEEISNNKAARSAKLRGIKLL; translated from the coding sequence ATGGAAAGACATAAACCTGTGCTTGTTGAAGAAGTTTTTTCTTTTGTCCCTGAAAAAGCTAAAATATTGGTAGATGGGACTTTGTGACATTGATGACACACTCAGTATATTCTTGAAAATATTGAACATAATAGTATAGAAAAAATTTATGGGATTGATGTGGATAGTAAAGTTTTGTGAAGAGCAAGAGAAAACTTATTTGGATACGAAAAAAAACTTGTCTTTACAAATGATTCATATTCAAATATAGATAAAATCTTAAATCCTAATAGTGTTGACTTCATATTGCTTGATTTGGGAGTAAATATGGAGCACTTTAAAGATTTTGATAGAGGGTTTTCAATAAAGGAGAATTCATATTTGGATATGACATTTGATGGAAGTAAAAATACGGCAGCTAATTTTATAAATACTGCTTCAACAGATACTATTGCAAGTATGCTTCATGACTTTGGGGATTTTAGCTATAAATTTTCCCAGGCTATTGCAGATACAATAATACAAAAAAGAAAAATTAAGCCAATAAATACAACTTTTGAACTTATAGATATTTTGAAAGAGTTTAGATTTTGACAAAAAAAGATTGCTGTGGTCTTTCAATGTATAAGAATAAAAGTAAACTTAGAATTAGAAAAATTGAAAACCTTTTTGGATAAACTTCCATATATATTATCAAAATGATGAGTTTGTGCGATAATAACATATCATAGTATAGAAGATAGAATTGTAAAATTTGCATTCAAGGATTATTCAAAAAATTGATTTCAATTAATAAACAAAAAAGTAATAAAACCATCTTGGGAAGAAATAAGTAATAATAAGGCTGCTAGAAGTGCAAAGCTAAGATGAATAAAACTTTTATAA
- a CDS encoding IS1595 family transposase, translated as MKNPYRKNSHLSVQKTRQIMKLFCEDLTASTTSNLLNIERKTVNRWYKYFREVIYNHSKETDLEIRGGVVEIDESYFGARRVRGKRGRGASGKIKILGLLKREGEVYVRIVPDCSAETLIPIIRDKVSLENSKINTDYWKSYDGLVDLGYKKHYRVKHSNNEFARGKQHINGIESFRSYCKRRLAKFNGIKKEYYDIYLKECEWRFNCGLLKQNKYKQLMKLCKNFTSSLG; from the coding sequence ATGAAAAACCCTTATAGAAAAAATAGCCATTTGAGTGTACAAAAAACAAGACAAATTATGAAGCTATTTTGTGAAGATTTGACTGCTTCAACAACAAGTAATTTATTAAATATTGAAAGAAAAACAGTAAATAGGTGGTATAAATACTTTAGAGAAGTAATATACAACCATAGTAAAGAAACAGATTTAGAGATACGATGATGAGTAGTAGAGATAGATGAGAGCTACTTTGGAGCTAGAAGAGTTAGGTGAAAAAGATGACGTTGAGCTAGTTGAAAAATTAAGATTTTATGACTATTGAAGAGAGAGTGAGAAGTTTATGTGCGTATAGTTCCTGATTGTTCAGCAGAAACTTTAATACCAATTATAAGAGATAAAGTAAGTTTAGAGAACAGCAAGATAAACACAGACTACTGGAAAAGCTATGATTGATTAGTAGACTTATGATACAAGAAACACTATAGAGTTAAACATAGTAATAATGAGTTTGCTAGATGAAAACAACATATAAATTGAATAGAAAGTTTTCGAAGCTATTGTAAAAGAAGATTGGCTAAATTTAACTGAATCAAAAAGGAATATTATGATATATACCTAAAAGAATGTGAATGGAGATTTAATTGTTGATTATTGAAACAAAATAAATATAAACAACTAATGAAATTATGTAAAAATTTTACTTCTTCTTTAGGCTAA
- a CDS encoding tRNA dihydrouridine synthase, producing the protein MNLALAPMDGITDSAYRRICQKVFEQQTQKTDEFFLFTEFMNASGYIRNPEGVYKHILNTTQEKNLTAQIYGGDEYELLETFEDIDKNYNFSGLELNIGCPSPKVVSSGGGAGMLYEKEKTLKLIQKISRKINSPFSIKTRIGVDKYDINSQKKFIIEASNFCNLITVHGRTFKQAHSGDVDRETIYEIRQNSNFGCKIFGNGGIDSYAKAKEKIGNLDGIMIGQASIGNPWIFTNTTPNYNEILETILEHLDEMCSLESIFEKYKGNKYLPTIKEQGIQKEKQNLLKKDNNKLKSPIEFRKHLFAYLKGLPNSKDFKQKIVNIKTHHQLRNEISKFIKK; encoded by the coding sequence ATGAATCTTGCACTTGCTCCTATGGATTGAATTACAGATAGTGCTTATAGAAGAATTTGTCAGAAAGTTTTTGAGCAACAAACACAAAAAACCGATGAGTTTTTCCTGTTCACAGAATTTATGAATGCAAGTGGATATATTCGCAATCCTGAATGAGTTTACAAACACATACTTAACACAACCCAAGAAAAAAATCTTACAGCACAAATATACTGATGAGATGAGTATGAACTCTTGGAAACATTTGAAGATATAGACAAAAACTATAATTTTTCCTGATTGGAACTAAATATTTGATGTCCTTCTCCCAAGGTAGTGTCATCTGGAGGTTGAGCATGAATGCTTTATGAAAAAGAAAAAACCCTAAAACTTATACAAAAAATATCAAGAAAGATAAACTCTCCCTTTAGTATCAAAACAAGAATATGAGTAGACAAATATGACATAAATTCACAAAAAAAATTTATTATTGAGGCTTCTAATTTTTGCAACCTAATAACAGTTCATTGAAGAACTTTTAAACAAGCTCATTCTGGGGATGTAGATCGAGAAACTATATATGAAATCAGACAAAACTCTAACTTTTGATGCAAAATTTTTGGAAACTGATGAATAGACAGTTATGCAAAAGCAAAAGAAAAAATAGGTAATTTGGATGGGATAATGATATGACAAGCTAGCATATGAAATCCATGGATATTTACAAACACCACCCCCAACTACAATGAGATACTAGAAACAATATTAGAACATCTTGATGAGATGTGTTCATTAGAAAGTATTTTTGAAAAATACAAATGAAATAAATACTTACCAACAATCAAAGAGCAAGGAATTCAAAAAGAAAAACAAAATCTATTAAAAAAAGATAACAACAAGCTTAAATCACCTATAGAATTTAGGAAGCATTTATTTGCTTATTTAAAATGACTACCAAATAGCAAGGATTTCAAACAAAAAATAGTAAATATAAAAACACATCATCAACTTAGAAATGAAATTTCAAAATTTATAAAAAAATAG
- a CDS encoding phosphodiester glycosidase family protein → MKKSSSILIILFGLFSFSFGHEYINTQIDGKNVQLLQVDLSSEYKVVTSLSQDGDSLETLVDNVGGVSGVNGVYFCPDDYSECDGNYTHTYRVYEGQHESKYGEDLGARGLFGFDDNGLPLMILNNYGYVDGIDRNFNENKFEKLQYGLANYPVLMLNGENVVNESKDIMDDKMTTPGTKSFICSTNNQEEVIMGTVSDVNIEGLADFVDESLGCYDAINLDAGGSLGMMYENDKKMSPGREIMDAFVVVKKEDYDPAQIQDSSQNQQQDMGNYTIRGDDLYYNQQKVYDVDLDSFEYLGEGYGKDDSYVYYEGEALTIQWGEDPQNVQPGYSVEWADASTFEKIGDGYFKDKNYIYKNGEALKGEELEDYKDIQESQETSTSLTQQQIQTARGFMRKLDSIIDGKAATNPEKRKLYRQVSSKIHNATQDYDKSDRVMFDYIRYLCYQRYNRL, encoded by the coding sequence ATGAAAAAATCAAGTAGTATTTTGATTATTTTGTTTTGATTATTTAGTTTTTCTTTTGGTCATGAGTATATAAACACTCAAATAGACTGAAAAAATGTTCAGTTATTGCAAGTAGACTTGTCTTCTGAATATAAAGTAGTAACTTCTCTCTCTCAAGATTGAGATAGCCTTGAAACTTTAGTTGATAATGTTTGAGGGGTTTCTGGAGTGAATTGAGTTTATTTTTGTCCTGATGATTACTCTGAGTGTGATGGAAATTATACTCATACTTATAGGGTTTATGAATGACAACATGAATCTAAATATTGAGAAGACTTGTGAGCAAGATGACTTTTTGGATTTGATGATAATTGATTACCGCTTATGATATTGAATAATTATGGTTATGTTGATTGAATTGACAGAAATTTCAATGAAAACAAATTTGAAAAGCTTCAATATTGACTTGCAAACTATCCTGTGCTTATGCTGAATTGAGAAAATGTTGTAAATGAAAGCAAAGATATTATGGACGACAAGATGACTACACCCTGAACAAAATCTTTTATTTGTTCTACAAACAATCAGGAGGAGGTAATTATGTGAACTGTATCGGATGTGAATATTGAGTGATTGGCAGATTTTGTTGATGAGTCTTTGGGATGTTATGATGCTATAAATTTGGATGCATGATGAAGTCTTGGAATGATGTACGAAAATGACAAAAAAATGTCTCCTTGAAGAGAAATAATGGATGCTTTTGTGGTGGTGAAGAAAGAAGATTATGATCCTGCTCAAATACAAGATTCTTCGCAAAATCAGCAACAGGATATGTGAAATTATACTATTAGATGAGATGATTTGTACTACAATCAGCAGAAAGTATATGATGTTGATTTGGATAGTTTTGAATATTTGTGAGAAGGATATTGAAAAGATGATAGTTATGTTTACTATGAAGGTGAAGCTCTCACTATTCAGTGGTGAGAAGACCCTCAAAATGTTCAACCATGATATTCTGTAGAATGGGCAGATGCTAGTACATTTGAAAAAATTTGAGACTGATATTTCAAGGATAAAAATTATATTTATAAAAACTGAGAAGCTTTGAAATGAGAAGAACTAGAAGATTATAAAGATATTCAAGAATCACAGGAAACTTCTACAAGTTTGACTCAACAGCAAATACAAACAGCAAGATGATTTATGAGAAAGCTTGATAGTATAATAGATGGGAAAGCTGCTACTAATCCTGAAAAAAGAAAACTTTACAGACAGGTATCTTCAAAAATACACAATGCAACTCAAGATTATGATAAATCAGATAGAGTAATGTTTGATTATATAAGGTATCTTTGTTATCAAAGGTATAATAGATTGTAG